ttttaattgcgGCAAGCATAAAGTTTATGCttcatacatattttatatctattttagcACATGAAAGTTATACGAATGTTACCTGGTAAAAAGTTtgtcaaagaaaaaacttattttcttatcttgcCTATGCTTCttcttgtatataaataaaaaagttaatatatcttttacatgGGTGCTCTCATGCTAGGCGGAGATACTAAAATGACACCATCACCACGGATAAATAGcatagatatatttctttttgtagtACGGTAAACTTCTTCATATGTTTCTTCATCAATTTCTACAGTTGTAACAGTTTCCTCCGCTTCACCTAATACCATATTCAAGTGTTGATCATAAgcctgaaagaaaaaaaatattaatcatttattaaaatattttttaattaggaATCTAAAGACATGAATAAAACCTACATGTAAACGTCCTCGtaattctctttcgtttctcattTTCACGTAAATTCGTTCGTCCAAACTTAATCTTATTAAATCCAACGGTTCTTTCACATTTATTGCTGGAACCTAATCATCAAAAAGACGGAAAAATGTATTAACGAGCAAATACAacgttaaaatgatttttaggTTAGTTTATTATGTTATGAACGAAGGTTACCTGTTCCGATTCATCAGCCATAGTaacgtattatttataaaatttaacgaaaatgtcttaatttaatattactaaataatgtataattaaatctttctctatctttcacttTATCTAAGATAGCTATTAAAACCTAACCCATCCCCAAAACGTAATGCGGGAAAATAACAGAGAgctgatatttttattcagaatagtagtagtgtagttataaaaaaatatatagctttttcttttaatctttatattatatctcttttttaacttttatattatactgctatttaaacagaaaaaaatatgaacacagaaaaaaagttaaaatgatttgtatcaataagaaagtataaagaacaaataatGTTGTTTGAAAATACTTTATTAGCGCGGGTCAAAATGGCGGCGGTTAATTTATGTCGATAACTACGTAAATAtgtagttaataataaaaagttacgAAGAGAAATgattatgaataaaagaataaaaagtatttaaataaatgctgctagaatatttaattatttcaatggaagttgaattattatattttacttaaaataaatttcaaaaagacATTTCCTATAATAGGCTACACTTTATACATCCATGTTTGAAATCATCGCACGCGAACATGATGAGTAATGATTCAATTCCCCGAAAGTTTAGGTAATagtaaaatacaatattagaTAGAAACTTTACTAGTTTCGGTTTTCCATGTAATTTGTATCGAGTATATAAGTAAAGATCTCTTTGAAGATTAGTATAAGTACATTATTTACATGcatttaaatgtatacatattcaaCATTTCTAAATATGCaacaaagaatgaaaatatattatttacctcaatatataacaattcaAAAAACATATTGTTCAAAAACAACTTACATATTTCGATCTATTCTACGTCAGGTATCATATGGTGAAGTTCAATGTTACAGAAGGTcaagatataatattacttatagCTGCTATAAATTTGGGATGCATaagtatttatctttctttttttctctctctttctttctctctttctctcttcctctctttctctttctctctctctctctctctctctctcgcgcgcgcgcgcgcgagtcTTTAAAGTATGCCGCCGTTTGTAAGATCATAAATAACGTTGGAATAAATCAGCACATTAATTCAATGCTCGTCCGCTCAACCTACGATCATCGTTTGAACAATTTTGTAAATTCACCTGTAATCCTGCTAGATCGTATGCGTAgtacaaatataaaagtatatatgtagatacttacatacatagacGCGCGATTGCACACGTACGTTCATcgttttcataaatataaaatacaaaagaaaaaaaaaaatgaaaaaaaaaaatggaaaaaaaaacaagagaagcAGCAGAGAAGTAGCTGATGAGAAGCGGTGGTATCCCATTGTCGTTGCGTCAGCTAAGGCGAACAGAGATGTCTGGTGATTGGCCAATTACGAATAGTGGGAAATCCCAGTTGATACCTGCTCTTCCGTGCTGAATGTTCTTGCGTTgtcgcg
The window above is part of the Vespa velutina chromosome 24, iVesVel2.1, whole genome shotgun sequence genome. Proteins encoded here:
- the LOC124957090 gene encoding U6 snRNA-associated Sm-like protein LSm3, producing the protein MADESEQVPAINVKEPLDLIRLSLDERIYVKMRNERELRGRLHAYDQHLNMVLGEAEETVTTVEIDEETYEEVYRTTKRNISMLFIRGDGVILVSPPSMRAPM